The Acidobacteriota bacterium genome has a segment encoding these proteins:
- a CDS encoding TlpA family protein disulfide reductase, with protein MRGWFRQSRPGSAAGSRRRGILLLAAAILSVGCQGGGAWRCPPRPIHLQPGDELPDLTAMALDGGTVDLRQITDGKVAVIDIWASWCGPCLAAIPHLQALQNRYRGRGFTVVGVMVDRNASRIGAAVAEQRGIRYPVLADDDGQAVNCAWGYPLGIPTMVLVGRDGKVVEVYRGTVGIAAIQRRVEELMRAAPATETSS; from the coding sequence ATGCGCGGTTGGTTTCGGCAGAGTCGGCCCGGCTCCGCGGCGGGATCCCGCCGGCGCGGCATCCTCCTCCTGGCGGCGGCGATCCTCTCGGTGGGGTGCCAGGGGGGTGGGGCATGGCGCTGCCCGCCGCGGCCGATCCACCTCCAGCCCGGAGACGAGCTTCCCGACCTGACGGCCATGGCGCTCGACGGCGGGACCGTCGACCTCCGTCAGATCACCGACGGGAAGGTGGCGGTGATCGACATCTGGGCGAGCTGGTGCGGGCCTTGTCTCGCCGCGATACCGCACCTCCAGGCGCTGCAAAACCGCTACCGGGGGCGCGGCTTCACCGTCGTCGGCGTCATGGTGGACCGCAACGCTTCCCGGATCGGGGCGGCGGTCGCGGAGCAGCGCGGCATCCGCTATCCGGTGCTGGCCGACGACGACGGGCAGGCGGTGAACTGCGCCTGGGGCTACCCGCTGGGCATTCCCACGATGGTGCTGGTGGGGCGCGACGGAAAGGTCGTCGAGGTCTACCGGGGCACGGTGGGGATCGCCGCGATCCAGCGCCGCGTCGAGGAGCTGATGCGGGCCGCTCCGGCCACCGAGACCTCTTCCTGA
- a CDS encoding insulinase family protein, with product MKRILAVLAASALLASFAAGAKTAAIPDRPEKLRFEPLKFEVPDADQYRHVLSNGVPVYIVEDHSLPLVNLSVVVRAGSFLDPEGKAGLASLTGTMLRRGGTEKMSAEEFDERADFLAANISSFVGDISGSASLDCTTFVLDEAMGLFFDMLRSPRFQQDRLDIEKTNLIERFKQRNDDAGAILNREWRFLMFGEDHYSARQATKPSIDAISRDDLVAFHRNYFHPGNFIVWASGDVDTKSLLARLEESFAGWEPAKVKVPWPPPATTHEPVPGVYHVEKDIPQGKVYYGHEAPRWKRWDDPDMYALMVMNDILGGGGFTSRITKKIRSDEGLAYSAGSRLNLGIVDRGLFFVSFQSKNPTVALAAKLSRELIEQMRSEEVSEEELRVSKNSFIDAFPRRFESADAVARTFAFDEYYGRPHSYWSEYRKRIAAVDTGDVLRVAKKYLHPERMLLLVVGKWDEIAPGDPDHRASMSEFYGGKVTHLPLRDPLTMEPLPQR from the coding sequence TCTGGCCGCGAGCGCGCTCCTGGCATCGTTCGCGGCGGGAGCGAAGACGGCGGCGATCCCCGACAGGCCGGAGAAGCTCCGGTTCGAGCCGCTGAAATTCGAGGTCCCGGACGCCGATCAGTACCGGCACGTGCTGAGCAACGGCGTCCCGGTCTACATCGTCGAGGATCATTCCCTGCCGCTCGTCAACCTCTCGGTCGTGGTTCGGGCGGGATCGTTCCTCGATCCGGAAGGGAAGGCAGGGCTTGCCTCCCTCACCGGCACGATGCTTCGCCGCGGCGGTACCGAGAAGATGAGCGCCGAGGAATTCGACGAGCGGGCCGACTTCCTCGCTGCGAACATCAGCAGCTTCGTCGGCGATATCTCGGGCTCGGCGTCGCTCGATTGCACGACCTTCGTGCTCGACGAGGCCATGGGGCTCTTCTTCGACATGCTGAGGTCCCCGCGGTTCCAGCAGGACCGGCTCGACATCGAGAAGACGAACTTGATCGAACGCTTCAAGCAGCGCAACGACGATGCGGGCGCGATCCTGAACCGGGAATGGCGGTTCCTCATGTTCGGCGAGGATCACTACTCCGCGCGTCAGGCGACGAAACCGAGCATCGACGCCATCAGCCGTGACGATCTCGTCGCTTTCCACCGGAACTACTTCCATCCGGGAAACTTCATCGTCTGGGCATCGGGCGACGTCGACACGAAGAGCCTGCTCGCCCGGCTCGAGGAGAGCTTCGCCGGCTGGGAGCCGGCGAAGGTGAAGGTCCCATGGCCGCCCCCGGCCACCACGCACGAGCCGGTGCCCGGGGTCTATCACGTGGAGAAGGACATTCCCCAGGGAAAGGTCTACTACGGGCACGAGGCTCCCCGGTGGAAGCGGTGGGACGATCCGGACATGTACGCGCTGATGGTCATGAACGACATCCTCGGCGGCGGGGGCTTCACCTCCCGGATCACCAAGAAGATCCGCTCCGACGAGGGACTCGCCTACAGTGCCGGGTCGCGGCTCAACCTCGGGATCGTCGACCGGGGCCTCTTCTTCGTATCGTTCCAGTCCAAGAATCCGACGGTCGCTCTGGCGGCCAAGCTGTCGCGGGAACTGATCGAGCAGATGCGCTCCGAGGAGGTCTCGGAGGAGGAGCTTCGCGTTTCGAAGAACTCCTTCATCGACGCTTTCCCCAGGCGTTTTGAGAGCGCGGACGCCGTGGCGCGCACCTTCGCGTTCGACGAGTACTACGGCCGGCCCCACTCCTACTGGAGCGAGTACCGGAAGCGGATCGCCGCGGTGGACACCGGGGACGTGCTGCGCGTGGCGAAGAAGTACCTGCATCCCGAACGGATGCTCCTCCTCGTGGTCGGAAAGTGGGACGAGATCGCGCCCGGGGATCCTGACCACCGCGCCAGCATGTCGGAGTTCTACGGCGGCAAGGTGACCCACCTGCCGCTACGGGACCCGCTGACGATGGAACCGCTGCCGCAGCGGTGA